The uncultured Cohaesibacter sp. genome window below encodes:
- a CDS encoding Do family serine endopeptidase has protein sequence MTISKLKNVSVKTTLLASALCLGVVAGATVPTLITGQPAARAEAVEVTAPAQPVDFTNVVKAVKPAVVSVQVKTEIEPQTIQNFTIPGFPEFRDLPEDHPFNRFFRRFGDQNDQNDQGDQKQKKAVPHYAQAQGSGFFISDDGYVVTNHHVVDKGVEFALVMDDGTKLDADLVGSDEKSDLALLKVRKPDRKYQYVKFADTLPAVGSWVLAVGNPFGLGGTVTAGIISADGRDISAKNYESFIQIDAAVNKGNSGGPTFNLKGEVIGINTAIYSPSGGNVGIAFAIPAEVAKDVINDLQHGGKVQRGWLGVHIQNVTDDIADSLGLAEAKGAMVTSTDETAPAFKAGVQVGDVILAVDGDEVKNTRELARHIGRADPNSDVELTIWRDSKEIKLTVHLGTYPEEVASSGSNGSDSQQPAAPADLSEFGMTLQSSDEGLVVARVEADSVAADKGLSRGDIIQSVGGKQVTSVADVQKEIAAAKDNGRKTILMRIKTDAGIRFVGLPLKK, from the coding sequence ATGACCATATCCAAGTTGAAAAACGTCTCGGTAAAGACAACGTTGCTGGCGTCCGCCTTGTGCCTGGGCGTTGTGGCTGGGGCGACTGTCCCGACCCTGATCACCGGACAACCCGCAGCAAGAGCAGAAGCTGTCGAAGTGACTGCCCCGGCACAGCCAGTAGACTTTACCAATGTTGTCAAAGCTGTGAAACCGGCTGTGGTTTCTGTTCAGGTGAAGACGGAAATCGAACCGCAAACGATCCAGAATTTCACCATTCCCGGCTTTCCCGAGTTCCGCGATCTGCCAGAGGATCATCCATTCAACCGTTTCTTCCGCCGTTTCGGCGATCAGAACGATCAGAATGATCAGGGCGATCAAAAGCAGAAAAAGGCTGTGCCACACTATGCTCAGGCACAGGGTTCCGGCTTCTTCATCTCTGACGACGGCTATGTCGTAACCAACCATCATGTGGTCGACAAGGGTGTAGAGTTTGCTCTCGTGATGGATGATGGCACCAAGCTGGATGCGGATCTCGTCGGGTCTGACGAAAAATCCGACCTTGCTCTTTTGAAGGTCCGCAAGCCTGATCGCAAGTATCAATATGTAAAATTTGCCGACACACTGCCTGCCGTTGGCTCCTGGGTTCTGGCCGTGGGCAACCCGTTCGGCCTTGGTGGCACTGTAACTGCCGGTATCATCTCAGCCGATGGCCGTGACATCAGTGCCAAGAACTATGAAAGCTTCATTCAGATCGACGCTGCAGTAAACAAGGGCAACTCAGGTGGTCCGACCTTTAACCTCAAGGGTGAAGTGATCGGCATCAACACGGCGATCTATTCTCCATCCGGCGGCAACGTGGGCATTGCATTCGCAATCCCGGCAGAGGTTGCCAAGGATGTGATCAACGACCTGCAACATGGTGGCAAGGTGCAACGCGGCTGGCTCGGCGTTCATATCCAGAACGTCACGGACGATATTGCCGATAGCCTTGGGCTGGCCGAAGCCAAGGGTGCGATGGTTACCAGTACCGACGAAACGGCGCCTGCCTTCAAGGCCGGTGTGCAGGTCGGCGACGTGATCCTTGCCGTGGATGGAGATGAAGTCAAGAACACCCGCGAACTGGCTCGCCACATTGGTCGTGCCGATCCGAACTCAGATGTCGAACTGACCATTTGGCGCGACAGCAAGGAAATCAAACTGACTGTTCATCTTGGCACCTATCCGGAAGAGGTTGCCTCCAGTGGCAGCAACGGCTCTGACAGCCAGCAGCCTGCCGCTCCTGCCGATCTTTCCGAGTTCGGAATGACATTGCAGTCAAGCGATGAAGGCCTGGTGGTTGCCAGAGTGGAAGCCGATAGCGTGGCTGCCGACAAGGGTCTTTCGCGTGGGGACATCATTCAGTCGGTTGGAGGCAAGCAGGTTACAAGCGTTGCAGATGTCCAAAAGGAAATCGCGGCTGCCAAGGACAATGGTCGCAAGACCATTCTGATGCGGATCAAGACCGACGCGGGTATCCGCTTTGTTGGGCTGCCGCTTAAGAAATAG
- a CDS encoding response regulator transcription factor, which translates to MRILIIEDDIEAAAYLAKGLKEAGHHCEHAADGDLGYTMASQSGYDVMIVDRMLPKRDGLSIIEQRRRESDETPVLILSALGEVDDRVTGLRAGGDDYLTKPYAFTELLARIEVMARRRNPGEVETVYRVADLELDRLSHSVKRAGETILLQPREFRLLEYLMKNAGQVVTRTMLLENVWDYHFDPQTNVIDVHISRLRSKIDKGFEPALLQTVRGSGYSLRVPD; encoded by the coding sequence ATGCGTATCCTGATCATCGAAGACGATATTGAGGCTGCGGCCTATCTGGCCAAGGGTCTCAAGGAAGCCGGACATCACTGCGAACATGCAGCCGATGGCGATCTGGGCTACACAATGGCCTCTCAGAGTGGCTACGACGTTATGATCGTCGATCGCATGCTGCCAAAGCGCGATGGCTTGTCGATCATCGAGCAAAGACGCAGGGAAAGCGATGAGACGCCGGTCCTTATCCTTTCTGCTCTGGGTGAAGTGGATGACCGCGTAACCGGCCTGCGGGCTGGCGGTGATGACTATCTGACCAAACCCTACGCTTTCACGGAACTGTTGGCCCGCATTGAGGTCATGGCACGCCGGCGCAACCCTGGCGAGGTCGAGACAGTCTATCGTGTTGCGGATCTGGAACTTGATCGCCTGTCACACAGTGTCAAACGGGCAGGGGAAACCATCCTGCTGCAGCCGCGAGAATTCCGCTTGCTTGAATATCTCATGAAGAATGCCGGTCAGGTTGTAACCCGCACCATGCTGCTCGAAAATGTCTGGGACTATCATTTTGACCCGCAGACCAACGTCATCGACGTGCACATCTCGCGCCTTCGGTCCAAGATCGACAAGGGGTTCGAACCCGCACTGCTACAGACAGTGCGTGGTTCAGGTTACAGTTTGCGCGTGCCGGACTAG
- a CDS encoding HAMP domain-containing sensor histidine kinase: MSLGSINKTMRTTAFKLSAIYLIIFSIFAIFLIVYISLNTQLLMTRQLNSTIEVEVRGLVEQYRSGGMPGLVKVIEERSRRPGASLYLVTDNAGHYVAGNVAALPKWVLDERGALEQTVSYQRLGETERKEYNAVVSVYEMFGGYRLLVGRDVGEREIFRKVVEQAFIVSAILMIVLALLSWMFVSRKVLKRIDVIAQASSNIMRGQLDERLPVTQAGDEFDRLSENLNTMLSRIELLMKGLKEVSDNIAHDLKTPLTRLRNRVEVTLASESGDADKYREALEQTLEESDTLIRTFDALLRIARVEAKSTQIEKAPLDIGAVAADMAELYEPVAEDEGALLTWDAGPGFVINGNRELISQAVANLIDNALKYAVRHVAEQRESSVANGETALPDVPRIHVSVCHSGGAKATGDGSEAWPITLTVSDNGQGIAKEDRARVLQRFVRLDKSRSQPGSGLGLSLVNAVACLHDARIELGDNEPGLVFSIHFPPAPEARGEREKRDPIVDAKLLDP; encoded by the coding sequence ATGTCGCTAGGATCGATCAACAAGACTATGCGGACGACAGCTTTCAAGCTGAGTGCCATCTACTTGATCATCTTCTCCATCTTCGCGATTTTCCTGATCGTCTATATTTCCCTCAATACCCAATTGCTAATGACCCGGCAACTCAACTCGACCATCGAGGTTGAGGTGAGGGGGCTCGTTGAACAATACCGGTCCGGCGGTATGCCCGGACTGGTTAAGGTGATCGAAGAGCGATCACGTCGTCCTGGCGCCAGCCTCTATCTGGTTACAGACAACGCAGGGCACTATGTCGCTGGGAACGTCGCTGCTCTGCCCAAGTGGGTGCTCGATGAACGCGGAGCGCTGGAACAGACCGTTTCCTATCAGCGTCTGGGAGAAACCGAGCGTAAGGAGTATAACGCGGTGGTTAGCGTCTACGAGATGTTCGGCGGCTATCGCCTGCTCGTTGGTCGCGACGTCGGTGAACGCGAGATCTTTCGCAAGGTTGTCGAGCAGGCATTCATCGTTTCGGCAATTCTTATGATCGTGCTGGCTCTTCTCTCCTGGATGTTCGTATCTCGCAAGGTGCTCAAGCGCATCGACGTGATTGCCCAGGCCTCCAGCAACATCATGCGCGGGCAGCTCGATGAAAGATTGCCCGTGACACAGGCCGGCGATGAATTCGACCGTCTTTCTGAAAATCTCAACACCATGTTGTCGCGCATCGAGCTGCTGATGAAAGGGCTCAAGGAAGTCTCCGACAACATTGCCCACGACCTTAAGACGCCGCTGACGCGGCTAAGGAACCGCGTCGAGGTGACACTCGCGTCCGAGAGTGGAGATGCGGACAAGTATCGCGAAGCGCTGGAACAGACCCTTGAAGAATCTGACACGCTCATCCGCACGTTTGACGCGCTGCTGCGAATTGCCCGGGTTGAGGCCAAATCCACACAGATCGAAAAGGCGCCACTGGATATCGGCGCTGTCGCGGCAGACATGGCCGAACTCTATGAACCGGTCGCTGAAGATGAAGGTGCTCTTCTCACATGGGATGCCGGTCCTGGCTTTGTCATCAATGGCAATCGGGAACTGATCAGTCAGGCAGTGGCCAACCTCATCGACAATGCGCTCAAATATGCGGTTCGTCATGTTGCCGAGCAGAGAGAGAGCAGCGTGGCCAATGGCGAGACCGCCCTTCCAGATGTTCCCCGTATCCATGTTTCGGTCTGTCACAGTGGAGGCGCCAAAGCCACGGGAGACGGGAGCGAGGCATGGCCCATCACTCTGACTGTTTCTGATAATGGGCAGGGTATTGCCAAGGAAGATCGCGCCCGCGTACTTCAGCGGTTCGTTCGACTTGACAAGAGCCGCAGCCAGCCCGGATCAGGACTCGGTCTCAGTCTGGTAAACGCCGTCGCCTGCCTGCATGATGCTCGCATTGAACTGGGAGACAATGAGCCGGGTTTGGTCTTTTCCATTCATTTTCCGCCAGCTCCCGAAGCCAGGGGAGAGCGGGAGAAGAGAGATCCAATAGTGGATGCCAAGCTGCTTGATCCGTAG